A window of the Lactuca sativa cultivar Salinas chromosome 5, Lsat_Salinas_v11, whole genome shotgun sequence genome harbors these coding sequences:
- the LOC111882909 gene encoding F-box/FBD/LRR-repeat protein At5g56420-like, with the protein MNKFEQPNKTTKSKDGVDFISNMPDSILLLILSFLFFTEEVIQTSILSRRWRYLWTSIPSLDLFSRFHREDKLKTDEFKDFVFWVLANRSSDLYRFSLDCYDYYSMSTVRRWIHMAVTRNVKQLQLTFYPEDENEDVELPHCLVTCCSLEALMLDLNYRGLKLPNIIGFPGLKDLYLAYIDLRDGNVVKGFLESCPSLEYLGLLDCMLCKLDLLCISSPKLKKLSILNVALMDDGQSGGVKICCPKLVDLELRGLIANNFLFECLDSLNKAGIEPKLTGNIKSVLFPGISHVEYLWIDLYFFSQVIHREKYDTWRCLKCINVACNPALPNLKTLALITAVDAFTMDELIRILKYYPKLESLKLIVKEEFDGPEERELHEGDARKMMTQDVKKVEFFEFKGEKPKLVLDWHEVTIMEMVFSWGTKGKYFSYNRL; encoded by the exons ATGAACAAATTTGAACAACCAAATAAGACAACAAAATCTAAAGATGGGGTCGATTTCATCAGTAACATGCCGGATTCTATTCTTCTCTTGattctttcctttcttttctttacaGAAGAAGTAATTCAAACCAGCATTTTGTCCAGACGATGGAGGTATTTGTGGACTTCAATTCCCTCTCTAGACTTATTTTCCCGATTTCACCGAGAAGACAAATTAAAAACAGACGAATTCAAAGACTTTGTGTTTTGGGTTTTAGCAAACAGATCCAGCGATTTGTATCGTTTTAGTTTAGATTGTTATGATTACTACAGCATGTCGACAGTAAGACGGTGGATTCACATGGCCGTTACAAGAAACGTCAAACAACTTCAGTTGACGTTTTACCCTGAAGACGAGAATGAGGATGTCGAGCTCCCCCATTGTCTTGTGACTTGCTGTTCTTTGGAGGCATTAATGTTGGATTTGAATTATCGTGGTCTAAAGTTGCCTAATATTATCGGGTTTCCTGGGCTTAAGGATCTTTATTTGGCCTATATTGACTTGAGAGACGGCAATGTGGTAAAAGGTTTTCTGGAAAGCTGCCCTTCACTTGAGTATCTGGGTTTGTTAGACTGCATGCTATGCAAACTTGATCTTCTTTGTATTTCAAGTCCGAAGCTCAAGAAGCTTAGCATTCTTAATGTGGCTCTTATGGATGATGGCCAGAGTGGCGGAGTTAAGATTTGTTGCCCAAAACTGGTGGATTTGGAGTTAAGAGGTCTTATAgcaaataattttttgtttgaatGTCTTGACTCCTTAAATAAAGCAGGGATTGAGCCTAAATTGACGGGGAACATCAAATCTGTATTGTTTCCTGGAATTTCTCATGTGGAATATTTGTGGATCGACCTTTACTTCTTTAGTCAG gTAATTCATAGGGAAAAATATGACACTTGGAGAtgtttgaaa TGCATTAATGTTGCATGTAATCCGGCTCTACCTAATTTGAAGACTTTGGCGCTAATCACAGCAGTTGATGCCTTCACCATGGATGAACTCATTcgaattctcaaatattatcccaAACTAGAGTCTCTCAAGTTAATTGTTAAAGAG GAATTCGATGGGCCGGAAGAGCGGGAGTTGCATGAAGGTGATGCAAGAAAAATGATGACTCAAGATGTGAAAAAGGTTGAGTTTTTTGAATTTAAGGGAGAAAAGCCGAAACTCGTTTTAGATTGGCATGAAGTCACAATTATGGAAATGGTTTTTAGTTGGGGTACCAAAGGCAAGTACTTTTCTTATAATAGATTATGA